In Solanum stenotomum isolate F172 unplaced genomic scaffold, ASM1918654v1 scaffold18627, whole genome shotgun sequence, one DNA window encodes the following:
- the LOC125850692 gene encoding WRKY transcription factor 22-like, with the protein MEDNDWDLSVVVRSCNINKPNDVTVPNSGLVASENDDWNAFDKKIVVDMPNFNDLSEIFSIDFSVAHQKKSNDQVIITDQNSNQEIKNQSTKVFYEVLQEELTDDKWAWRKYGQKSIKGSPFPSPFAPTLEIERNNEMVDVFVENKDDIEEEENMYDNIFMDFEELHELLLPSNGNEIDKRN; encoded by the exons ATGGAGGATAATGATTGGGATTTAAGCGTTGTAGTAAGAAGTTGTAATATTAATAAGCCTAACGATGTTACAGTTCCTAACTCAGGGTTGGTGGCTTCTGAAAATGATGATTGGAAtgcttttgacaaaaaaattgttgttgacATGCCTAATTTTAATGACTTATCTGAGATTTTCTCTATAGATTTTTCAGTTGCTCACCAGAAAAAATCAAATGACCAGGTCATAATCACAGACCAAAATTCTAACCAAGAGAT AAAAAATCAGTCAACAAAAGTTTTCTATGAAGTGTTGCAAGAGGAACTCACAGATGATAAATGGGCATGGCGTAAGTATGGTCAGAAGTCAATCAAAGGTTCTCCATTCCCGAG TCCATTTGCACCTACACTTGAAATTGAGAGAAATAATGAAATGGTTGATGTTTTCGTGGAGAACAAAGACGATATTGAAGAGGAGGAGAACATGTATGACAATATTTTCATGGATTTTGAAGAACTCCATGAATTACTACTTCCATCTAATGGGAATGAAATAGACAAGAGGAATTGA